A region of Vigna radiata var. radiata cultivar VC1973A chromosome 6, Vradiata_ver6, whole genome shotgun sequence DNA encodes the following proteins:
- the LOC106762899 gene encoding elongator complex protein 3 produces MSMAAAVEARKAPRPGKGGYEAHGLSEEEARVRAIAEIVNSMVDLSHKGQNVDLNALKSAACRKYGLARAPKLVEMIAALPDAERETLLPKLRAKPVRTASGIAVVAVMSKPHRCPHIATTGNICVYCPGGPDSDFEYSTQSYTGYEPTSMRAIRARYNPYVQARSRIDQLKRLGHSVDKVEFILMGGTFMSLPADYRDYFIRNLHDALSGHTSVNVEEAVAYSEXGATKCIGMTIETRPDYCLGPHLRQMLSYGCTRLEIGVQSTYEDVARDTNRGHTVAAVADCFSLAKDAGFKVVAHMMPDLPNVGVERXMESFREFFESPLFRADGLKIYPTLVIRGTGLYELWKTGRYRNYPPEQLVDIIARILAMVPPWTRVYRVQRDIPMPLVTSGVEKGNLRELAXARMEDLGLKCRDVRTREAGIQDIHHQIRPEEVELVRRDYMANEGWETFLSYEDTRQDILVGLLRLRKCGRNTTCPELXGXCSIVRELHVYGTAVPVHGRDADKLQHQGYGTLLMEEAERIACREHRSTKIAVISGVGTRHYYRKLGYELEGPYMVKYLAK; encoded by the exons ATGTCTATGGCGGCGGCGGTGGAGGCGAGGAAGGCCCCGCGGCCGGGAAAGGGCGGTTACGAAGCGCACGGTCTGAGCGAGGAAGAAGCGCGTGTTCGAGCAATCGCGGAGATCGTGAACTCCATGGTAGACCTCTCCCACAAGGGCCAGAACGTGGACCTCAACGCGCTAAAGTCTGCAGCGTGCCGCAAGTACGGCCTCGCACGCGCGCCTAAGCTCGTGGAAATGATAGCCGCGCTCCCCGATGCGGAGCGCGAAACTCTCCTCCCCAAGCTCCGTGCCAAACCCGTCCGCACCGCCTCCGGAATCGCCGTAGTTGCCGTCATGTCCAAACCGCACCGCTGCCCGCACATCGCCACCACCGGGAACATCTGCGTTTACTGCCCTGGCGGTCCCGACTCCGACTTCGAGTACAGTACTCAGTCCTACACCGGTTACGAACCAACCAGCATGCGCGCGATTCGTGCGAG GTATAATCCATATGTTCAGGCAAGGAGCAGGATAGATCAGCTTAAGCGTTTGGGTCATAGCGTAGACAAG GTTGAGTTTATCTTAATGGGTGGTACCTTCATGTCTCTTCCAGCTGATTACCGTGATTACTTTATAAGAAATCTTCACGATGCTTTGTCTGGGCATACTTCTGTCAATGTGGAAGAGGCAGTAGCTTACTCTGAGCANGGAGCAACCAAATGTATTGGCATGACAATTGAAAC GCGGCCAGATTACTGTCTTGGGCCTCACTTGCGCCAAATGCTTTCNTATGGTTGTACACGATTGGAGATTGGAGTCCAAAGCACCTATGAGGATGTGGCCCGAGACACAAACAGAGGACACACTGTAGCTGCTGTAGCTGATTGTTTTTCCTTGGCTAAAGATGCTGGTTTCAAG gTTGTTGCTCACATGATGCCTGATCTTCCAAATGTTGGTGTTGAGAGGGANATGGAAAGTTTTCGGGAGTTTTTTGAGAGTCCCTTGTTTAGAGCAGACGGGCTTAAAATATATCCTACACTTGTAATTCGTGGAACAGGGCTTTATGAGCTCTGGAAAACAGGCAg GTATAGAAATTATCCACCAGAGCAACTTGTGGACATCATAGCAAGGATCCTTGCAATGGTACCACCATGGACACGTGTTTATAGAGTTCAGCGGGATATTCCNATGCCTTTGGTTACCTCCGGGGTTGAGAAAGGGAATTTGAGGGAGCTAGCANTAGCTCGAATGGAAGACTTGGGATTGAAATGTCGTGATGTTCGGACCAGGGAAGCTGGAATCCAG GATATTCACCACCAAATTAGGCCAGAGGAGGTGGAGCTTGTTCGGCGTGATTATATGGCAAATGAGGGTTGGGAAACATTTCTATCATATGAAGATACACGACAA GATATCCTTGTTGGNTTGTTGCGTCTGCGAAAATGTGGCCGCAATACTACATGTCCAGAGCTTNTGGGGAANTGTTCAATTGTTCGTGAACTCCATGTTTATGGGACTGCCGTACCAGTTCATGGACGGGATGCTGACAAGCTACAACACCAG GGTTATGGTACACTTTTAATGGAGGAGGCAGAGCGTATTGCTTGCAGAGAACACAGATCAACAAAAATAGCTGTAATTTCAGGGGTGGGCACACGCCATTATTACAGGAAACTGGGATATGAGCTTGAAGGACCTTACATGGTGAAATATTTAGCGAAATAA